Proteins encoded within one genomic window of Bermanella sp. WJH001:
- the narL gene encoding two-component system response regulator NarL: protein MTDVATIMIVDDHPLLRKGLRQLIELEDDLELIAEASSGIEALSIVEDVDPDLIILDLNMQGLDGIETLKAMREKGIAARIVMLTVSDHDEDVVAAITNGADGFLLKDMDPEEIIRKVRQAALGKMVISDRLAEVLASALRRPEKTANNVMESLTGRELEILKLITKGLSNKLIARELDISDSTVKVHVKHVLKKMNLRSRVEAAVWAVNQFSDN from the coding sequence ATGACAGACGTCGCCACTATCATGATTGTAGATGACCACCCTTTATTGAGAAAAGGGTTGCGTCAGTTAATTGAACTTGAAGATGATCTTGAATTGATCGCCGAAGCCAGTAGCGGCATTGAAGCGTTATCAATTGTTGAAGATGTTGATCCTGACTTAATAATTTTAGATCTTAATATGCAAGGTCTTGATGGCATAGAGACACTCAAAGCCATGCGAGAAAAAGGCATAGCTGCGCGCATTGTGATGTTAACCGTCAGTGATCACGATGAAGATGTGGTCGCCGCTATTACAAATGGTGCAGATGGTTTTTTATTAAAAGACATGGATCCAGAAGAAATTATTCGTAAAGTTCGTCAAGCGGCTTTAGGTAAAATGGTAATAAGTGATCGACTAGCAGAGGTGTTGGCAAGTGCACTGCGTCGCCCTGAAAAAACCGCTAATAATGTCATGGAAAGCTTAACCGGTCGTGAACTTGAAATATTAAAACTGATTACAAAAGGCTTGAGTAATAAACTTATTGCGCGTGAATTAGATATCAGCGACAGTACCGTAAAGGTTCATGTGAAACATGTACTAAAGAAAATGAACCTTCGAAGTCGTGTAGAGGCTGCTGTTTGGGCAGTGAATCAATTTTCAGATAATTAA
- a CDS encoding MFS transporter has translation MSNAYQDARPNNNGQYSGGGDIQDWNPEDNTFWESTGKKVAGRNLWISIPSLLCGFAVWLYWGIITVQMLNLGFPFAKSELFTLMAIAGLTGATLRIPSSFFIRPFGGRNAIFFTTALLMIPAVGTGFALQDMNTPLWVFQLLALLSGLGGGNFASSMSNINFFYPKSQQGLALGLNAGLGNFGVTSMQIIVPLFMTFAIFGGEPMVLENTSGTLIGKIPAGTDSYIHNAGFVWLLLLVPLAFAGWFGLNNLRTQDVSPNIPSPLGAFAGMTGMLGIGFVTAIFGLWLLLPENVNGSGFGVPKEIVLLIVIASTVFLLKKIPGQIGQSLDRQYKIFNNKHTWVMSVIYTMTFGSFIGFAASFPLSIKVIFGYQHIMVDGVMTHNTINANGPSALMYAWMGPFIGALIRPVGGWIADKVGGALVTQICAAVMVAAALGVAYYMQAAYQSATPEEYFVEFFLLFLALFAATGIGNGSTFRTIAMVFNKEQAGPVLGWTSAVAAYGAFYIPKVLGEQIKLTTPEYALVGFAVFYAVCLVVNWFFYLRKNGEFYNP, from the coding sequence ATGTCAAATGCCTATCAAGATGCAAGGCCAAATAATAATGGCCAATACTCAGGAGGGGGGGATATTCAAGACTGGAACCCCGAAGATAATACATTTTGGGAAAGTACCGGGAAAAAAGTAGCGGGCCGTAATTTATGGATTTCCATCCCTAGTCTACTTTGTGGTTTTGCAGTCTGGCTGTACTGGGGAATTATCACAGTACAAATGCTCAATCTTGGCTTTCCCTTTGCTAAGTCTGAACTATTCACATTAATGGCCATTGCAGGCCTAACTGGTGCAACCTTACGCATACCAAGTAGTTTCTTCATTCGCCCATTTGGCGGACGAAATGCCATTTTCTTCACCACTGCATTGCTGATGATTCCCGCAGTGGGTACTGGTTTTGCGCTACAGGATATGAATACGCCATTATGGGTGTTTCAACTTCTAGCATTATTATCAGGCTTAGGCGGTGGTAACTTTGCATCTTCAATGTCTAATATTAATTTTTTCTATCCTAAAAGCCAGCAAGGTTTGGCGCTTGGTTTAAATGCGGGTCTAGGTAACTTTGGTGTGACCAGCATGCAGATCATCGTTCCGCTCTTTATGACATTTGCTATCTTTGGTGGTGAGCCAATGGTACTGGAAAACACCTCTGGTACTTTGATTGGTAAAATTCCTGCCGGAACGGATTCTTACATTCATAATGCGGGTTTTGTTTGGTTGCTTTTATTAGTGCCTCTAGCATTTGCTGGCTGGTTTGGCTTGAACAATTTACGCACACAAGATGTGAGCCCAAATATTCCTAGCCCATTAGGAGCATTTGCTGGCATGACCGGTATGCTCGGCATTGGTTTTGTCACTGCTATTTTTGGTTTATGGTTGTTACTGCCTGAAAATGTAAATGGCTCTGGTTTTGGTGTACCAAAAGAAATTGTACTGTTGATCGTTATTGCCTCAACTGTATTTTTGTTGAAAAAGATTCCTGGGCAAATAGGCCAATCCCTTGATCGTCAATATAAAATCTTTAATAACAAACATACTTGGGTAATGAGTGTAATTTACACCATGACTTTCGGTTCGTTTATCGGCTTTGCCGCATCATTCCCATTATCTATTAAAGTGATCTTTGGCTATCAACACATTATGGTTGACGGTGTTATGACCCATAACACAATCAACGCAAATGGCCCAAGTGCGCTTATGTATGCTTGGATGGGACCGTTCATTGGTGCACTGATTCGCCCAGTAGGTGGTTGGATTGCCGATAAGGTAGGTGGTGCACTGGTTACACAAATTTGTGCAGCTGTGATGGTAGCCGCAGCGCTTGGGGTTGCTTATTACATGCAAGCGGCCTATCAATCAGCCACACCTGAAGAATATTTTGTTGAATTCTTCCTATTATTCTTAGCCTTGTTTGCCGCAACTGGTATCGGTAATGGTTCTACTTTCCGTACTATCGCCATGGTATTTAACAAAGAGCAAGCCGGCCCTGTCCTTGGCTGGACCTCAGCAGTAGCTGCATACGGTGCGTTCTATATCCCTAAAGTACTTGGCGAACAAATTAAATTAACTACCCCTGAGTATGCACTGGTTGGCTTTGCCGTATTCTATGCTGTTTGCTTGGTGGTAAACTGGTTCTTCTACTTACGCAAAAATGGCGAGTTTTATAATCCTTAA
- a CDS encoding CopD family protein — protein sequence MYNFILLLHVLAATIWTGGHIVLSVVILPQVLREQAPEKLIQFESVYEKIGMPALIIQILTGLYMAYALLPDVSAWFDLSHPLAHIIMAKLGLLLLTFIFALDARFRVIPKLSKDNLVDMAAHIIPVTLLSILFVVVGVSVRTGWLY from the coding sequence ATGTATAATTTTATATTGTTGTTGCATGTTTTGGCGGCCACGATTTGGACTGGAGGGCATATCGTTTTATCTGTTGTGATTTTACCTCAAGTATTACGTGAGCAGGCCCCTGAAAAATTGATCCAGTTCGAATCTGTGTATGAGAAAATTGGCATGCCTGCATTAATTATTCAGATTCTAACGGGCTTATATATGGCATACGCTTTGTTGCCTGATGTGAGTGCGTGGTTCGATCTTTCACACCCTTTGGCGCATATCATTATGGCAAAACTGGGTCTACTGCTTTTGACCTTTATATTTGCTTTGGATGCACGGTTTAGGGTGATACCTAAGTTATCCAAAGATAACTTAGTTGACATGGCTGCGCATATTATTCCGGTGACATTATTATCTATTTTATTTGTGGTGGTTGGAGTGTCGGTTAGAACCGGCTGGTTGTACTGA
- a CDS encoding CBS domain-containing protein: MNNTALLTAKEIMTKDVLMAYEGWSVKRLSTFFIKNKISGAPVIASDHSLVGVVTATDLVNFEGKSDTEKSQILKDIYDEFVGMNYDEKTMLSLSAKADENCTVNKVMTPKVVQIDEDTLIVDVAKTMLESGIRRIFVTKNGIMSGVISTNNMLKVVSQLS, translated from the coding sequence GTGAATAATACTGCATTGTTAACAGCAAAAGAGATAATGACGAAAGACGTGTTGATGGCCTATGAGGGCTGGTCAGTTAAACGTTTATCAACTTTTTTTATAAAAAACAAAATTTCAGGTGCGCCGGTAATTGCCAGTGACCATAGCCTAGTTGGTGTGGTAACCGCGACTGATCTTGTTAATTTTGAAGGAAAAAGTGATACCGAGAAGTCACAGATCCTCAAAGATATATATGATGAATTTGTTGGTATGAACTACGATGAAAAGACCATGCTCAGCCTATCAGCTAAAGCAGATGAAAATTGCACGGTCAATAAAGTGATGACACCCAAAGTAGTTCAGATTGACGAAGATACTTTAATTGTTGATGTGGCAAAAACCATGCTTGAATCAGGAATTCGTCGCATCTTTGTAACTAAGAACGGTATTATGTCTGGTGTCATATCCACTAATAATATGCTTAAAGTTGTCAGTCAGCTAAGTTGA
- a CDS encoding histidine kinase, translating to MFVKIKNSVVFRIGAMLTAMTALAILTMFSSFIISEMADSDAAAINLSGSMRQHSYMMLANALVQDEDNAIHSIEQERLDSFEKILKNPVLTNQFDRESNDHLTLLYKSVETDWFSHVRPKFESFSTNAQSKEILISYIESFVAKIDALVFEYQKEAEAKIEWLRIIQVCALFMTLILVYVAMTNVYVHIEQPLTLLTELAIKIKDGNLGEKIELNSKDELGVLAGAFNAMSENLSKVYDDLESAVDVKTRELKRSNDALIFLFKTARSINEPDFDYDFQPVLDEVSFLTGLKDMDLCLSTPESVVPYIHMMSLEDAPNRQNCEGVHCEACKGDSCFITQANTGYEIKFPLVQDEQNFGVLVVRVPFSQALESWQHQLLQSVADQISVALSLRNQENQERRVSLLNERTIIARELHDSLAQSLSYLKIQVTRLQKAYDKGAEAELFQELMDEIREGLSSAYRQLRELLSTFRLQIDGTGLKGALLDTVEKMQSRSDMKIELKFDIDSIPLSPNEEIHLLQVAKESLQNAVHHSKGKKVELDLFCENNHVTLRVCDDGIGIPDDPEKMNHYGLAIMKERSKHLNGALKLYRQDKGGTCVEMQFHPHELAP from the coding sequence ATGTTTGTAAAGATTAAAAATTCGGTCGTATTTCGTATCGGAGCAATGCTAACGGCTATGACCGCATTGGCAATACTAACCATGTTCTCGTCATTTATTATTTCTGAAATGGCGGACAGCGATGCCGCGGCGATTAACCTATCAGGCTCAATGCGCCAGCATAGTTATATGATGCTCGCCAATGCATTAGTACAAGATGAAGACAATGCCATTCACAGTATCGAACAAGAAAGATTAGATAGTTTTGAAAAAATTCTAAAAAATCCAGTATTAACCAATCAATTTGATCGTGAATCGAATGATCACCTAACGTTATTGTATAAGTCAGTTGAAACTGATTGGTTTTCACATGTGCGACCAAAATTTGAATCATTTTCAACGAATGCCCAATCCAAAGAAATTTTAATCAGCTACATTGAATCATTTGTTGCCAAGATTGACGCACTGGTATTTGAATATCAGAAAGAGGCAGAAGCTAAAATTGAGTGGCTTCGTATCATACAGGTGTGTGCGCTATTTATGACATTGATTTTGGTTTATGTGGCCATGACCAATGTGTATGTACACATAGAGCAACCACTCACATTACTTACAGAGTTAGCCATTAAAATAAAAGATGGGAATCTGGGAGAAAAAATAGAATTAAATAGCAAGGATGAACTGGGTGTCCTAGCCGGTGCATTTAATGCAATGAGCGAAAATTTAAGTAAGGTTTATGACGACTTAGAATCAGCAGTGGATGTTAAAACAAGAGAATTAAAACGCAGTAATGATGCACTAATATTTTTGTTTAAAACAGCCAGAAGTATTAATGAGCCCGATTTTGACTACGATTTTCAACCTGTACTAGATGAAGTTTCATTTCTAACCGGACTTAAAGACATGGATTTATGTTTAAGTACACCGGAATCGGTCGTGCCATATATTCATATGATGTCACTTGAGGATGCGCCTAATCGGCAAAATTGTGAAGGTGTTCATTGTGAGGCGTGTAAGGGGGACAGTTGTTTTATTACACAAGCCAATACAGGTTATGAAATTAAATTTCCACTTGTACAAGATGAACAAAATTTTGGTGTGCTTGTAGTGAGAGTACCGTTTAGTCAGGCATTAGAGTCTTGGCAGCATCAATTACTGCAATCTGTTGCGGATCAAATATCGGTAGCACTTAGTTTACGCAACCAAGAAAATCAAGAGCGACGTGTATCGCTGTTGAATGAACGCACCATTATTGCCCGTGAGCTACATGATTCATTGGCGCAATCTTTATCATATTTAAAAATACAGGTTACACGCCTACAAAAAGCTTATGACAAAGGTGCTGAAGCGGAATTATTTCAAGAACTTATGGATGAAATAAGAGAAGGTTTATCATCAGCCTATCGGCAGTTACGTGAACTACTTTCAACGTTTCGTTTGCAAATCGATGGCACAGGTTTAAAAGGTGCGTTACTTGATACGGTTGAAAAAATGCAATCCAGAAGTGATATGAAAATTGAACTTAAATTTGACATTGATTCGATCCCTCTTTCGCCGAATGAAGAAATCCATTTGCTACAAGTAGCAAAAGAATCACTGCAAAATGCAGTGCATCATTCGAAGGGGAAAAAAGTTGAATTAGATTTGTTTTGTGAAAATAATCATGTCACATTACGTGTATGTGATGATGGCATTGGTATTCCGGATGACCCGGAAAAAATGAATCACTATGGCCTGGCCATTATGAAAGAACGCAGCAAGCATCTTAATGGTGCACTAAAACTTTATCGTCAAGATAAAGGGGGAACATGCGTAGAAATGCAGTTCCACCCACATGAGCTGGCCCCGTAA
- a CDS encoding nitrate reductase subunit alpha has translation MSQFLDRLQFFKRKLGEFADGHGTTTNEDRSWEDGYRKRWQHDKVVRSTHGVNCTGSCSWKVYVKDGLITWETQQTDYPRTRPDLPNHEPRGCPRGASYSWYVYSANRLKYPKVRKSLIKLYREAKLQHQDPVDAWASIVSDPAKTKQYKESRGMGGFVRADWNEVNEIIAAANVYTAKTYGPDRITGFSPIPAMSMVSYAAGARYLSLIGGNCLSFYDWYCDLPPASPQIWGEQTDVPESADWYNSNYIIVWGSNVPQTRTPDAHFLTEARYKGTKTCVITSDYSEASKFGDNWLAPKQGTDAALAMAFGHVIIKEFHVDKQSDYFTQYLREKSDMPNLVILDKDGDKYSQGRFLRAADLADNLGEDNNPEWKTIGINEDNGQLVSPNGSIGYRWGEKGKWNTLQLDGKTGEDIKLKLSLKEGHDEIVSVGFPYFATAKNEHEHKYYDHTEHDEILQRNIPAKRITLANGEEALVTTVFDLTVANYGVDNGYGGENVAKSYEDDVPYTPAWQERVTGVDPKLVIQVAREFANTADKTRGRSMVIVGAALNHWYHMDMNYRGLINMLMLCGCIGQSGGGWAHYVGQEKLRPQTGWQPLAFGLDWQKPPRHMNGTSFFYNHANQWRYEKLSMQEVISPMANKEKWTGSIIDFNTRAERMGWLPSAPQLGMNPLNLCKDAEKAGMSPQDYTVQQLKSGDLQFACEDPDNPQNFPRNMFIWRSNLLGSSGKGHEYMLRHLLGTKHGLMGKDLGESNDVKPEDVKWHDAPAEGKLDLLVTLDFRMSTTCLYSDIVLPTATWYEKDDMNTSDMHPFIHPLSKAADPAWEARSDWDIFKGIAKQFSKACEGHLGVEKDLVTLPTLHDTPAELAMPYGEVKQWWKGECELIPGRTAPSMIVVERHYPDTYERFTSIGPLLDQQGNGGKGISWNTDDEIALLGQLNYKKLDGPAKGRPNIESAIDAAEMILTLAPETNGAVAVKAWEALGEFTGIDHTHLAKPKQEEKIRFRDIQAQPRKIISSPTWSGLEDEHVSYNAGYTNVHEDIPWRTLTGRQQFYMDHEWMRDFGENHVSYKPPINLKTVQPIMNKKSNGNKEIVLNWITPHQKWGIHSTYSDNLLMLTLSRGGPIVWISEIDAQKAGIEDNDWIEIFNVNGAVAARAVVSQRVPEGMSMMYHAQERIVNVPGAETTQTRGGIHNSVTRAVMKPTHMIGGYAQQSYGFNYYGTVGCNRDEFVVVRKMSKIDWLDGEENKAEEK, from the coding sequence ATGAGTCAATTTCTCGATCGACTTCAGTTTTTTAAACGCAAGCTAGGTGAGTTTGCTGATGGTCACGGTACCACCACAAACGAAGATCGCTCATGGGAAGACGGTTACCGTAAGCGCTGGCAGCACGATAAAGTCGTACGCTCCACTCACGGCGTAAACTGTACGGGTTCATGTAGCTGGAAAGTCTATGTTAAAGACGGTTTGATCACTTGGGAAACCCAGCAAACGGATTACCCTCGCACCCGTCCAGACTTACCTAACCACGAACCTCGTGGCTGCCCACGTGGTGCCAGTTACTCTTGGTATGTTTACAGCGCAAACCGTTTGAAATATCCAAAAGTACGCAAGTCACTGATTAAACTTTATCGCGAAGCAAAATTACAACATCAAGATCCTGTTGATGCTTGGGCGTCCATTGTTTCAGACCCTGCTAAAACTAAGCAGTACAAAGAAAGCCGTGGTATGGGTGGCTTTGTTCGCGCAGACTGGAACGAAGTAAACGAAATCATCGCCGCGGCCAATGTATACACCGCAAAAACATACGGCCCCGACCGTATTACTGGTTTCTCTCCAATTCCTGCTATGTCTATGGTGTCCTATGCAGCCGGAGCCCGCTACCTATCTTTAATCGGTGGTAACTGCCTTAGCTTCTACGATTGGTACTGTGATTTACCGCCAGCCTCTCCTCAAATTTGGGGTGAGCAAACTGACGTTCCTGAATCAGCTGACTGGTATAACTCTAATTACATTATTGTTTGGGGTTCTAACGTGCCTCAAACCCGTACCCCTGATGCCCACTTCTTAACCGAAGCGCGTTATAAAGGAACGAAAACCTGTGTTATTACATCCGACTACTCAGAAGCCTCTAAATTTGGTGACAACTGGTTAGCACCAAAACAAGGTACCGATGCAGCCCTAGCCATGGCATTTGGCCATGTGATTATTAAAGAATTCCATGTAGATAAACAAAGTGATTATTTCACTCAATACCTACGTGAAAAATCAGATATGCCTAACCTTGTGATTCTTGATAAAGATGGTGACAAGTATTCACAAGGTCGTTTTTTACGCGCAGCAGATTTAGCTGACAACCTTGGTGAAGACAATAACCCTGAATGGAAAACCATTGGCATCAATGAAGACAATGGTCAATTGGTTTCACCAAATGGCTCCATCGGTTATCGCTGGGGTGAAAAAGGCAAATGGAATACATTGCAGCTAGACGGTAAAACCGGCGAAGACATCAAACTTAAATTAAGTTTAAAAGAAGGCCATGACGAAATCGTCTCTGTTGGCTTCCCTTACTTTGCCACCGCTAAAAATGAGCATGAGCACAAGTACTACGATCACACAGAACACGACGAAATATTGCAACGCAACATTCCTGCAAAACGCATCACGTTAGCCAATGGTGAAGAAGCTCTGGTGACCACAGTATTCGACTTAACGGTTGCCAACTACGGTGTGGATAATGGCTACGGCGGTGAAAATGTCGCTAAGTCTTATGAAGACGATGTGCCTTACACTCCTGCATGGCAAGAGCGTGTAACCGGCGTTGATCCAAAACTGGTGATTCAGGTTGCTCGTGAGTTTGCTAACACCGCAGATAAAACCCGTGGTCGCTCCATGGTGATTGTAGGCGCTGCATTAAACCACTGGTATCACATGGACATGAACTATCGCGGCCTAATCAACATGCTTATGTTGTGTGGTTGTATTGGTCAGTCTGGTGGTGGTTGGGCTCACTATGTTGGTCAGGAAAAACTGCGTCCACAAACTGGCTGGCAGCCATTGGCATTTGGTTTGGATTGGCAAAAACCACCTCGCCACATGAACGGCACGTCTTTCTTTTATAACCATGCAAACCAATGGCGTTATGAAAAACTGTCGATGCAGGAAGTCATTTCACCTATGGCTAATAAAGAAAAATGGACAGGCTCTATTATCGACTTTAATACTCGCGCTGAGCGTATGGGCTGGTTACCGTCTGCACCTCAACTTGGTATGAACCCTCTTAATCTTTGCAAAGATGCCGAGAAAGCGGGAATGTCACCACAAGATTACACCGTTCAACAATTGAAATCTGGTGATCTGCAGTTTGCATGTGAAGACCCAGACAACCCACAAAACTTTCCACGAAACATGTTCATTTGGCGTTCAAACCTATTGGGCTCATCAGGTAAAGGCCATGAATACATGTTACGCCATTTGCTAGGCACCAAACATGGCTTAATGGGTAAAGACCTGGGTGAATCTAACGATGTGAAACCTGAAGACGTTAAATGGCATGACGCCCCAGCAGAGGGCAAATTGGATTTATTGGTGACACTAGACTTCCGTATGTCCACTACGTGTTTGTATTCAGACATCGTTTTACCAACTGCCACCTGGTATGAAAAAGACGACATGAACACGTCTGACATGCACCCATTTATTCACCCTCTATCTAAAGCAGCAGACCCTGCTTGGGAAGCACGATCTGATTGGGATATTTTTAAAGGCATCGCCAAACAGTTCTCCAAAGCATGTGAAGGTCACTTAGGTGTTGAAAAAGACCTCGTAACTCTTCCAACTTTGCACGACACACCCGCTGAATTGGCCATGCCATATGGTGAAGTGAAGCAATGGTGGAAAGGTGAATGTGAATTGATCCCAGGTCGTACCGCTCCAAGCATGATCGTAGTTGAGCGTCACTACCCAGACACATATGAGCGCTTTACTTCTATTGGTCCACTACTGGATCAACAAGGTAATGGCGGCAAGGGGATTTCTTGGAACACTGACGATGAGATCGCCCTACTAGGCCAACTAAATTACAAAAAATTAGATGGTCCAGCAAAAGGTCGACCAAACATTGAAAGCGCCATTGATGCTGCGGAAATGATTTTAACCCTTGCCCCAGAAACCAATGGTGCAGTGGCAGTGAAAGCATGGGAAGCACTGGGCGAGTTTACCGGCATTGACCACACCCACTTAGCCAAACCTAAACAAGAAGAAAAAATTCGCTTCCGCGATATTCAAGCGCAACCGCGTAAAATTATTTCTTCGCCAACATGGTCAGGCTTAGAAGACGAACACGTGTCTTATAACGCAGGTTACACCAACGTGCATGAAGACATTCCTTGGAGAACCCTAACCGGTCGCCAACAGTTCTACATGGATCACGAATGGATGCGTGACTTTGGTGAAAACCATGTGTCGTATAAGCCACCAATTAATTTAAAAACTGTTCAGCCAATCATGAACAAAAAATCAAACGGCAATAAAGAGATCGTATTGAACTGGATTACGCCTCACCAAAAATGGGGCATTCACTCAACTTACTCAGACAACCTTTTGATGCTAACGCTATCACGCGGAGGCCCAATTGTATGGATCAGCGAAATCGATGCACAAAAAGCCGGCATTGAAGACAATGATTGGATCGAAATATTTAACGTCAACGGTGCAGTCGCTGCCCGTGCGGTTGTATCACAACGGGTACCGGAAGGCATGAGCATGATGTATCACGCTCAAGAACGTATCGTGAACGTACCAGGTGCTGAAACCACACAAACCCGCGGTGGTATACACAACTCAGTAACCCGTGCAGTGATGAAACCAACTCACATGATTGGTGGTTACGCACAGCAATCTTACGGCTTTAACTACTACGGCACCGTAGGTTGTAACCGCGACGAATTCGTAGTGGTACGTAAGATGAGCAAAATTGATTGGTTAGATGGCGAAGAGAATAAGGCAGAGGAGAAGTAA
- the narH gene encoding nitrate reductase subunit beta: MKIRAQIGMVLNLDKCIGCHTCSITCKNVWTSREGVEYAWFNNVETKPGIGFPKEWENQEKWKGGWEVKNGKLQPKIGGKHRILANIFANPDLPEIDDYYEPFDFDYQHLHTAGESKHQPVARPRSLISGQRMEKIEWGPNWEEILGTEFKKRKADKNFDNMQTDMLGQFENTFMMYLPRLCEHCLNPTCAASCPSGAIYKREEDGIVLIDQDKCRGWRMCVSACPYKKIYYNWKTGKSEKCLFCYPRIEAGQPTICSETCVGRIRYLGVLLYDADKIQEVAKTPNEKDLYQAQCDIFLDPNDPAVIAEARKEGIPQSWLDAAQSSPVYKMAMDWKVALPLHPEYRTLPMVWYVPPLSPIQNAVEAGSVGMNGEIPDLKSLRIPLKYLANLLTAGDEAPVIRALERMIAMRAYKRAENVDKVEDLEVLKQAGITQKQVEEMYRYMALANYEDRFVIPSSHKAYAEETFGEAQDAKSGCGFSFGNGCSTGTDQVNLFGSKKQTVKVVKPATFSSNINNKV, from the coding sequence ATGAAAATACGTGCACAAATTGGCATGGTCCTCAACCTTGATAAATGTATCGGTTGCCACACCTGCTCGATCACTTGTAAAAATGTTTGGACCTCCCGCGAGGGGGTTGAATACGCATGGTTCAACAACGTTGAAACCAAACCAGGCATTGGTTTTCCTAAAGAGTGGGAAAACCAAGAAAAATGGAAAGGCGGCTGGGAAGTTAAAAACGGCAAACTGCAACCTAAGATCGGTGGTAAACACCGCATCCTAGCCAACATTTTTGCGAACCCAGATTTGCCTGAAATTGATGACTACTACGAGCCATTTGATTTTGATTACCAGCACCTGCATACAGCCGGTGAAAGCAAACACCAGCCAGTGGCACGTCCGCGCTCACTGATCTCTGGTCAGCGTATGGAAAAAATTGAATGGGGTCCAAACTGGGAAGAAATCTTAGGTACTGAATTTAAAAAGCGTAAAGCAGATAAAAACTTCGACAACATGCAAACTGACATGTTGGGGCAGTTTGAAAATACGTTCATGATGTACTTGCCACGTTTATGCGAACACTGCCTGAACCCTACATGTGCTGCATCGTGCCCAAGTGGTGCGATTTACAAGCGTGAAGAGGATGGCATCGTATTAATCGATCAAGACAAATGTCGCGGTTGGAGAATGTGTGTATCGGCTTGCCCATACAAAAAAATCTACTACAACTGGAAAACAGGTAAATCAGAAAAATGTTTATTCTGCTACCCACGCATTGAAGCGGGTCAGCCAACCATTTGTTCTGAGACATGTGTTGGCCGTATCCGCTACCTTGGTGTTCTACTTTACGATGCCGATAAAATTCAAGAGGTGGCAAAAACACCCAATGAAAAAGACTTGTATCAAGCACAATGCGATATTTTCTTAGACCCTAATGACCCAGCAGTGATTGCCGAAGCTCGTAAAGAAGGTATTCCACAAAGTTGGTTAGATGCGGCACAAAGTTCACCTGTCTATAAAATGGCAATGGATTGGAAAGTTGCATTACCACTTCACCCAGAATACCGCACGCTTCCAATGGTTTGGTATGTTCCACCACTAAGCCCAATTCAAAATGCAGTGGAAGCCGGTAGCGTTGGTATGAACGGTGAAATTCCAGATCTTAAGTCTTTACGTATTCCGCTTAAGTATCTAGCTAACTTATTAACAGCCGGTGATGAAGCCCCTGTGATTCGTGCGCTAGAACGCATGATTGCCATGCGTGCTTATAAGCGTGCAGAAAATGTCGATAAAGTTGAAGACCTAGAGGTACTTAAGCAAGCGGGCATTACTCAAAAACAAGTTGAAGAAATGTACCGTTACATGGCTTTAGCCAACTACGAAGATCGCTTTGTTATCCCAAGCAGTCATAAAGCTTACGCAGAAGAAACCTTTGGCGAAGCTCAAGATGCAAAAAGTGGTTGTGGATTTAGTTTTGGTAATGGTTGCTCGACCGGTACCGATCAAGTGAACTTGTTCGGCTCTAAAAAGCAAACCGTTAAAGTCGTTAAGCCCGCTACATTCAGCTCTAACATCAATAACAAAGTATAG